A section of the Triticum dicoccoides isolate Atlit2015 ecotype Zavitan chromosome 7A, WEW_v2.0, whole genome shotgun sequence genome encodes:
- the LOC119332134 gene encoding uncharacterized protein LOC119332134 isoform X2, translating to MPSRAAVALHAEPCCRRPPPLQSGAAEHPSDRSRQSLQVGAVGRPPARPLPSSATESARGSSAFPRVHHGIVLLFSTAVHAGEHGGLPTTPSSPMAASTVPLHLDPCRWKPDAAA from the exons ATGCCGAGCCGTGCCGCAGTCGCCCTCCATGCCGAGCCGTGCTGCCGTCGCCCTCCACCGCTCCAGAGCGGCGCCGCCGAGCACCCAAGTGACCGCAGCCGCCAATCACTCCAGGTCGGGGCCGTCGGCCGCCCTCCAGCCAGACCATTGCCGTCGTCGGCAACGGAAAGCGCAAGAGGAAGCAGTGCCTTCCCAAGGGTCCACCATGGCATCGTGCTCCTCTTCTCCACGGCCGTTCACGCTGGCGAGCATGGGGGGCTCCCGACCACGCCCTCCTCCCCGATGGCGGCGAGCACGGTGCCTCTCCACTTAGATCCGTGCCGGTGGAAACCCGATGCAG CTGCTTGA
- the LOC119332134 gene encoding uncharacterized protein LOC119332134 isoform X1: MPSRAAVALHAEPCCRRPPPLQSGAAEHPSDRSRQSLQVGAVGRPPARPLPSSATESARGSSAFPRVHHGIVLLFSTAVHAGEHGGLPTTPSSPMAASTVPLHLDPCRWKPDAVVSTKPDFPSLLHPPSTELVILPYCCFFSFAAKLMEVLLVKGLETGSSSGRFFENFLVLVICKGFQPS; this comes from the exons ATGCCGAGCCGTGCCGCAGTCGCCCTCCATGCCGAGCCGTGCTGCCGTCGCCCTCCACCGCTCCAGAGCGGCGCCGCCGAGCACCCAAGTGACCGCAGCCGCCAATCACTCCAGGTCGGGGCCGTCGGCCGCCCTCCAGCCAGACCATTGCCGTCGTCGGCAACGGAAAGCGCAAGAGGAAGCAGTGCCTTCCCAAGGGTCCACCATGGCATCGTGCTCCTCTTCTCCACGGCCGTTCACGCTGGCGAGCATGGGGGGCTCCCGACCACGCCCTCCTCCCCGATGGCGGCGAGCACGGTGCCTCTCCACTTAGATCCGTGCCGGTGGAAACCCGATGCAG TTGTAAGTACGAAGCCAGATTTCCCCTCCCTCCTACATCCCCCATCCACCGAGTTAGTAATTcttccgtattgctgttttttttcttttgctgccAAATTGATGGAGGTGCTATTAGTGAAAGGATTGGAGACTGGTTCTAGCAGTGGTAGATTTTTCGAGAATTTCCTAGTGCTCGTGATTTGCAAAGGGTTTCAGCCAAGTTAG
- the LOC119332877 gene encoding uncharacterized protein LOC119332877, which yields MDAHTGAPLTPLPRQREATRRFSRRPRPRAAPPTGAAWPRRWWRISASRTTREPCGSCWTRPWPPHLVSPLHTLALLTPRMVPNRRAQPEAYRLYLELLRRYAVVVPVYSESERVKTSKAM from the exons atggacgcgcacaccggcGCCCCGCTCACCCCGCT GCCTCGGCAGCGCGAGGCGACCCGCCGCTTCTCCAGGCGGCCGAGGCCGCGCGCTGCGCCTCCGACGGGGGCGGCCTGGCCGCGGCGCTGGTGGCGAATTTCTGCTTCGCGCACAACACGGGAGCCATGTGGAAGCTGCTGGACGAGGCCATGGCCTCCCCACCTCGTCTCGCCACTCCACACGCTCGCCCTCCTCACCCCAAG GATGGTGCCCAACAGGCGGGCACAGCCGGAAGCGTACCGGCTCTACCTGGAGCTGCTCCGGCGGTATGCGGTGGTGGTGCCCGTCTACTCCGAGTCGGAGCGCGTTAAGACCAGCAAGGCCATGTAA